The DNA sequence CGCGATAGAATTTCATATCTTGAAAATCTCTCTATTACCGATGAATTGACGGGCATCACTAATCGCAGAGGGTTGCGTCGTTTTTTAGGTACCACTCTCGCCAGCGTTAATCGCCATAAAGAAGCCGGTGTCCTTGGCTTCATTGATTTAGATGGTTTTAAACAAATCAATGACACTTATGGTCATTTGGCAGGAGATACAATTCTTCGCCATGTTTCTCATATTCTAAAAAATGCCATTCGACCGACTGATGAAGTTTCCAGAATTTCAGGTGATGAATTTGCCATTGTCCTCACACGCTGTACTTCTGAGGAGGGCGTAGAGAGACTCACACAAATTCAAACATTGATTAATTCTTCAACCATAAACTTTGGTGGCATAGATATTCCAATTGAATGCAGCATAGGCCATCATCCTTTTGCGCAAGGAACTGATCCAAGCAAATTGATCGAACAAGCAGATCTTTCTATGTATAAGAATAAAAGCGCTAGAAAAGCTGAGAAGCAGGCCAAAGCTCTGGAGCAGGCAATTTAATGATTATTGAGATTTCCTGTGTTATTTAGTTGATTTATACAGCGAAATACGCAATAGAAATTAAGGGGTTATGAGCATCACTGGAGGCTTTTACCCCTTTTTTTAATTAGACTTTGTAGGATCAAATCAATGACTGTGAAAGAGCGTTTAGAAAAACTAGGCATCACGTTACCGGCAGCGGCAGCCCCTGTGGCGAACTATGTCCCTTATGTGATTAGCGGCAACCTTATCTCTATTTCTGGTCAAATTCCTATGGGACCAACGGGCTTAGAATTCAAAGGGCAAGTTGGAAATTCCGTATCACCGGAAGAGGCCCTGAGTGCTGCAAGACTTTGCGGCATCAATATCATCGCACAATTAGATGCGGCACTAGACGGAGACCTTGACCGTGTAGTACGTATCGTGAAACTAGGTGGCTTTGTAAACTGTGTCAGTGAATTTGCTGGACAACCTCAAATTATTAATGCTGCCTCAGACTTGATGGTTGATGTTTTTGGTGACAAGGGACGACACTCACGGTCAGCTGTGGGGACAAATGCCCTCCCCCTTAATGTCCCAGTGGAAATCGACGCACTGGTAGAAATCACTGCATAAGAAAGATAATTAACGATGCCAATGGATTATAGCTGGATTATAAAGACTGATATTGCACATCGCGGGCTTTATAAGAGTGGTACAAAGTATGAAGAGAATAGCCTTGCTGCTATAGAACGTGCCGTTGAAAAAGGTTATGCCATTGAAATTGATGTCAGAATGACTGCAGAAGGGGCAATTGTGGTTTTTCATGATGCCCGTTTAGAGCGCCTTACAGATGGTAGAGGCTATGTCTCTGAATTCACATATGCAGAATTAGAAAAATACACAGTCGGACAAACTGGGCTAAAAATTCCTCTCTTGACTGATGTACTAGATTTAGTGAATGAACGTGTTCCCCTCATCATAGAAGCCAAATGCCCTCTCTCTATGGACCCTTTTCAACTTTGTGCCGGCATCAGATTCGCTCTGGAAGGCTATATTGGTAAAATAGCCGTTATGTCTTTCAATCCTAAAGTTGCCCTGTGGTTTAGGGATAATTTTCCAGACTATGCCCGAGGCCTCGTTATTGATTTCCAGGGATTAAGCAAGTTTCATCGAAGACTCTTAACGTCCTATTCTCTTCGCCGGACCAATCCACATTTTCTTGCACTCGACATTAACAGCCTCCCCTCTAAATTTGCAGAAAAATGGCGCTCATCTGATAAACCACTTCTGACTTGGACCGTGAAAAGTAAAGGACAAGAAACAGTCGCGAGAGAAAATGCAGATGCATTGATCTTTGAAGCGCCTGCAGTTGCTGGTACTCTTGATGATGGAACCCCATAAACTTACGATTGAAGTCGTTGATTCTATATCTGCAATCAATGAGAGTGACTGGCAGTCTTGTACAGACGGTTATCCTTTCTCTAACTATCATTTTCTGTCGGCACTAGAAGAGAGTGGTTCGGTCGGCCGCGCAGATACAGGGTGGATTCCGCAACATTTTATCGTCAAAGACAGCAATGAAGCCGTTCTCGGTTTTATGCCTGCCTATCTTAAACTTCACTCTCAAGGGGAATATGTTTTTGACCATGGGTGGGCTGAGGCCTATGAACGCGCTGGCGGGCGCTACTATCCTAAACTTCAGTGTTCTATTCCGTTCACCCCAGCGACAGGCCCAAGATTACTTGCGCGACAGTCCTTGAGTGACACGGACACTCAACTTGTCAAAAATGCTCTTCTAGAAGGGGCTAGATCTTATTGCTTGCAACAACAGCTTTCTAGTTTCCATTGTACTTTCATGACAGATGGCGAGTCACATATAGCCCTGAAACAAGGGTATCTTTTGCGACATGATCAACAATTTCATTGGTATAACGATGAATATAAAGATTTTACTGACTTCTTGCTCAGTCTTTCTTCAAGAAAACGTAAGCAAATCAAAAAAGAGCGCCGGATTAGTCAGCATAAAGATCTGGTTATCAAACAACTTACAGGCCACGAAATGACAGAGGACTACTGGGATGTTTTCTTTCAGTGTTACTGTGACACGGGTGCAAGGAAATGGGGGCAGCCCTATTTAACTCGGGACTTTTTTGAGCTCATTGGCAATAAAATGCCTGAAAAAATTATGGTTGTTTATGTCGAAACAACAACAGGCTCTCCCGTTGCTTCTGCCTTAAATTTCATTGGTAAAGAGGCCATTTATGGCCGCCACTGGGGCGAATTAATTCATTATGACTGTCTTCATTTTGAAGCCTGTTATTACCAAGCCATCGATTATGCTATAAAAAATAAAATTGGCCGGGTTGAGGCAGGAGCTCAAGGCCCCCACAAGGTTGCAAGAGGATACCGCCCCACTAAAACCACGTCGGCGCATTATCTATCCGATCCAGGTTTCCACAAAGCAGTCCATGCCTTTCTGGAATCAGAACATCAACATGTCGATCATGAGATTGAATATCTATCTGATCATCTTCCTTTTAAAAAATCAGAGTGAAGGCTTTAATCCGTATAAGGGTCCCTCGAGAGATAGATTTCAATGCCAGCTTCCAAAGCTTGGCGTTTCCACTTTTCATCTTCAATGTTTTCAAGCACAACCCACACAGATTTGCTCTGCCAAACTTTTACCAATTGTGTGATTAAGTCTTTTCCATCAAAATGGCTGATCAGTTTTTTAAGCAAAGAAGCAGGCATCTCAATCACCCCCTCTTTTAAGAGAGGCGCTAATTCCTCATCCGTAACCGCATCACCAAAACGGTCCGTCCATAATAGGATCCCTTTTTTACGAATCCTTTTAATTGTCTGCCAATGAGGGCCTCCCCGTTTAATAGGTGGCACTCCCATAATACGCAGCCCAATTTGGGAAGGCATAATTAAATATTTTTCCAGCAGATCATTTAAGCGCTCATGAAAATCAGGTACCAACAAGCAAGATCGGCAAAGATCATAAAATATTTTATCCTGAGATGAATCCTTTTGAACAGCAAGTTGTCTAAGGACTTCTTCAATCTGCTTCAAGTCATGTTCAAGAGCTAAATCAGCATGATCCACAAGATTTATAAGTTCATCAGGTCGACGGAAATGGCCGTCTATATCTACTTTCCCCTCTAGAAGAAATGCAAATTTCTGTCCAGCCACTGCATAAGAGGCCTGACGCTTTCCTATTCTGTAGCCATAGGCATTAAGTGCGGCTTTAATTAAATTAACATGATGTTCAATACCCGACACCACTTCAGTGATTGACCGTGCGTCCGCCATATCATCAATATGCCCAGAAAACGCAAATGTAGCCTGCGATAGCGCCTTTTGCATTTGATCTGCAGGCAAGGTAGGATCATCGATCGCCACAGTTCGTGACTTTACACCTAATTCTTCAAGAGATAAGCCCAGGCTTTTCGCGGCATTTTCAACTTCCTCATGAAAAAGCTCTTCATGAAAATCCCCTCCCGTCAGCAAGCTATAGGTGGCCTCATCAACTTGACCAATTCGTCCGCCAATCGCTTGATTTTTAAGTTCTTCTTCAACCGTATCTCTGACCTTCTCGCGTTGATCTGGCGAAAGCCCTGCCCCTTCTCTCAATCCTGAGACCTGAATCATAGCCATATCTAAGTCCCCTTCATAAGGGCTCTCTAAAACAGCCTGTACAAAGTCAAAAAAGGCGTAAATCTCTTGAGCTGGAATATGCTCAGCACTAGGTGTGGGCTGACCTGATCCTTTAGCGACTTTAAAAAACTCGAAAAGCCATGATCCGTCATCATTGCTTGTAATCTGCATATCAAAATTAATATAGCCACCAGCATGATAGCGAAGAGGTACTTTTGGGAAGACAACATGGTCCAATTTACGCTCTGCAGCTAAGAGCTTTTGCAGTCGACTGTGAGCGTCAGGGGGAAATAAAAATTCAACGGGCTGCCTGAAAAGGTCATACTCTTCCCAACCCAAAATCTTAGAGAGCCTTCCATCTGAAGGGTCCAGTAAATGCGTTTCAGTAACGCTGATTGAAAATTCACTGCTATGAGGCATAAATCCATACTTTTTAATTGAGCCATAAGAAAGGTAAATCTATTCCTCTCCTAGGTCAAATATAGGTTTTTAATTTAAATTTTAGAGAACTATATTATCTGCCCTCTAGTCTTCAAATCGCCTAATCAAACTGCTTGTATCCTGACGATTTCCGCCTAAGGCCTGAACGTCGGCGTAAAAACTATCAACCAGGGTCGTCACAGGAAGGTCTAGGCCTAAACGCTTTGCTTCCTCTAGAACGATGGCAAGGTCTTTCCGCATCCAGTCTACCGCGAAACCAAAGTCAAATTCACCATCAATCATAGTATTGGCTCTATTTTCCATCTGCCAACTGCCAGCAGCGCCTTTCGAGATCACTTCGACAACAGCCTTTGCATCTAAACCCGCTTTTTGTGCCAAATGTAGGCCTTCTGACAGGCCTTGAACCACGCCTGCAATACAAACTTGATTAACCATTTTCGCAGTCTGACCCGCGCCCGCAGGGCCAATCCGTTTAATCATGCGACCATAGGCCTTCATTACAGAAGATACCTGATTAAAGGCATCAATCTCTCCACCACACATAACCGTGAGGATCCCGTTAACGGCACCAGCTTCACCTCCTGATACTGGCGCATCGATAAAACCTAGACCTTTCCCCTGCGCTTCTTTTTCTAATGTGCGCGCTGCATCTGCTGATACTGTTGTGTGATCTACAAAAACGGCCCCTTTTTCCATGGCCCCAAATGCACCATCCTCAGCCATGCAAACATGAAGAATATCTTTATCGGCGCCAACGCATGCAAAAACAATATCCTGCCCTCTTGCAGCCTCAGCAGGCGTTATTGCCCCTGTAAGAGAGACCCCCTTCTCTTCGGCGATAGCTTGATACTCTTCAAGCCACTTCTTAACTTTTGTTGGCGTTCTATTATATACAGTGACATCATGCCCTGAAGCTACAAGATGACCTGCCATCGGGTATCCCATCACACCGAGTCCTAAAAATGCTACTTTAGCCATCAGCCTATCCTTCCCTTCAACATTTTACTGCTTCTTAGTATCTACTCTTGCTCTAAATAAGACTAATGTCTAGGTTACACAAATTATAAATATGTAAAAATACTTCATTTCGGGAGTTTATATTCATGCGCAAAAGTTTAAAATGGGTGATCGGTCTTGTCTTAGTTTTTGGCCTCACTGCAATCACCTCAATCCTCATCCTTCGATCGAGCCTTCCAACTCTTTCTGGACAAGTCCATGTTACTGGTATTTCAGGTAGTGTGACTATTGCAAGAGATGAGAACGGTGTGCCGCATATCAGCGCAGCTGAATGGAAAGATCTTTATTTTGGTGTTGGCTATGTTCATGCGCAGGATCGACTTTGGCAGTTAGAAATGAACCGACGAATTGGTTCTGGCCGTCTGGCTGAAGCTGTTGGGGAAGCTGGACTTCGGACTGACCGATACTTTAGAACTCTTGGCTTTAGAGATCGGGCAGAAAAAGCCTATGCCAATATGTCTTTAGAAGAAAAAGCGACGCTACAAGCCTATGCAGATGGCATTAATGCTTACCTCACAACCCGAACGGGGGTTTTGCCTCCTGAATTTTTGATCCTTGGTGTAGATCCTGAACCTTGGACCCCCGTCGACTCCCTAGTATGGGGGAAAATGATGTGGCTCTCACTTTCTACCAATTACCGCCGTGAATTAGCACGTGCCCAATTGATGACCAAACTTTCACCTGAGCAAGTCGCGCATCTATATCCTACCTATCCGGGTGAATTTGAACATCCTCTTCCCGATATGAAAGACTACCTGAAGGACCTCCCTCTTGACGCTCTTGCCTCAGCTGTAGGAGAAGAAAAGCCAAATGGATTTGGATCTAACAATTGGGTCATTAGTGGAGATTTAACAAAATCTGGCAAACCACTGCTAGCGAACGATCCACATTTAGGGCTTACAACTCCGTCGATCTGGTATCTTGTTCGACTGCATCATTTAAATGAAAATAAAAATATTGTCGGTGTAAGCTTTCCTGGAAACCCTGGCGTCGTCCTAGGTAGAAATGATCAGATCGCTTGGGGATTTACCAACACTGCCACTGATGTTCAGGACCTCTTTATTGAAAAACTGATGGAGGATCAGAATTATTATCTGACCCCAGACGGGCCAAAACGCTTTATTGAGCGACAAGAAATAATAAAAGTGAAAGACGGTGACGACGTCAGACTAACGGTGCGAGAAACGCGCCATGGCCCTGTTTTAACAGATTTGTTAGATCGGGAACGCTCGATCACTCCAGAGGGGCACGTACTGGCTTTACAGTGGACGGCACTCGGCGATAAAGATTCACAAGTTGAAGCCCTCGCTGGTATGATGAAGGCAGAAACATTTGAGCAGGTAAAAGAAAGTGCCAAACTCTATATGGGACCTCAGCAAAACATGGTTTACGCTGACACAGAAGGAAATATTGGGTATTATTCCCCCTCCACGATCCCTGTAAGACATGAAGATAATCATATCAATGGCCGCCTTCCCTCACCAGGATGGCTCGCCGTCTATGACTGGCAAGGCTATTTACCACTTAGCGAAGTTCCTGAGCGCTATAATGTTGAGAGCGGTATTATAGCGACAGCCAATGAAAAAATCGTTGAACATGATTATCCTCATTATCTCACCCGCGACTGGTCAATGCCTTATAGAGGCAATCGTATTCGCAACGAACTGTCGCAAAGAAAAGATCATGATATTGAAACCATGAAGGCTTTGCATTTGGATACAGTTTCAGATGTTTCAAAAGACTTATCTCCACTCTTTCCCGCAAAAAATGATCGCTATCCACAGCTTTTAAAAGCCCTCAAAGACTGGAATGGGGATTTCGATAAGGAAAGAGCAGAGCCTCTCATATTTGATCACTGGATGCGCTTATATTCTAAAGCGCTAATGGCCGATGAGTTAGGTGAGGAGTTATATAATAAAACCCTCAGAAAAAGGCCTTACTTCCTGAAAAATGTCTGGGCCGCTGAGGCAAGAACCCCTGCCCATCCGCAAGACCCTTACTATGCATTGCCGCCCATTGACGACGAAAGTCTCGCAAAGTGGTGCGATAACGTCCAAACCACGGATCAAAGGGAAACATGTGCCCAGCTGAGCGAAAAAGCCTTTGATGATGCTATGGACGGCTTGATAAAGGCTCACGGCGAGGATTGGAATTCATGGCGCTGGGGGGATGCCCATATTCTCACTCAGACTCATCGCCCCTTCGGTGAAGTCAAGGCAATCGCAGAGTATTTCCAATTAACGTCAGAACAAGCAGGCAGCACATTCACAATTAATGTTGCTGGAAACAGTTGGAGAGAGAAAAGCCTTAACAAAAGCAGCTTTGGTGCGAGCTATCGCGGTATATTTGACCTCGCCAACATGGACGACAGCCTCTTCATTACCACAACTGGCCAATCTGGGAACCCTCTCTCAAAGCATTTTGGGGATATGCTTCCCTTATGGTCAGCCGGGAATTATATTAAAATACCTACGGCTCAAGTTATCCCTATAGGATCGGATGTTTTAGTCCTCAAAAAAGAATAGCCTTAAGCTTGAAAGATAAACCATAGAAATAGCTTCTCGTTATTGAGAGGCTATTTTCACACTTACAGCTTGAGCATATGGAGAAATATGTTTAAGCTACAACAACTTGCGTAAAAATGGTCCATGCAGGAGGCAAATCGTGGCTGATGAAAATATACGCCCGATAATTAAAAAAGTTAAAAAAGTTGTAGGCGGTGGTGCTCATGGGGGTGCGTGGAAGGTTGCCTATGCTGACTTTGTAACAGCAATGATGGCCTTTTTCATGCTGCTATGGCTTTTGAATGTTGCACCACCAGAAACTCTTTCTGGCCTGGCAGATTATTTCACGCCCACGACAGCTGTCTCTTCTTCAAATTCTGGCGGTAATGACCCACTCAATGCTGGGAAAAATGTTGTCAAAGGCAGTAACGCCGTGATTGATGTTCAATTAAAACCACAAAAAAAGAATGAAGAAGAAGAGCGAAAATCAAGTGAGGGCGGCAACGAAAAGTCGGAACCCACCCCTGAGGAAATTCGCGATCTAGAAATTCAAGACCTTATCCGCCAACAAGAAGCTGAAAATGAAGATTATGAAGATTTAATTGAAAAAATTAATATCTCTATTCAACAATCACAAACGCTGAATGAATTTTCTGAACATATTCAAATGGAAATCACGGAAGATGGCTTAAAAATCCAATTGATCGATAGAGACAGACGTCCCATGTTTCGTCGAGGGACGGATGAAATGTACAGCTTTGCTCAGAATTTACTGCGTGAAATTGGTGCATCGGTTCAAAACTTAAGTAATCGTGTTACCATTGAAGGGCATACGGACAATACCTCTCGCGAGAGCCGCCAAGGATATGACAATTGGGATTTGTCCGCCGATCGTGCGAACAGAGCTAGACGGGTTCTTTTTTCTGCGGGTGTGACTTCTGATCGCTTTTTTGCCGTCCTTGGTAAAGCTTCTACAGCGCCTTTATACCCAAGAAATCCAGAACGCAATGAGAACCGTCGTATCGCCATTCTCTTGATGCGTGAAACGGACTCTGTTCCTCGCGGATATGAGATTGACTAATTTTATGCCAGTCGTATAGTATTTTCTTAAACGGGAATAATGGGATAATAAGTCTCTCTTTGACTAGGGTGTTTTATGGAAATAATTGAGCCTACAATTCAGATGTGGCTGACCTTTGGGGTCGTAATAGGTGCTATCGTTGCCTATTCAGTTGATAGAATTCCTCTCGAAATCTCATCAATTGCTGCGGTTTCGGCCCTCTTGCTTTTGTTTCACCTTGCACCGGTACAGGACGCTTCAGGGACAACACTTGTGGGGACACGCGACCTTTTAAAAGGCTTTGCAGATCCTGCTTTAATGACCATCTTATGTTTGCTAGTTACGGGGCAAGCTCTTGTTCAGACTGGCGCTTTAAATGGCCTGGCTCAAAAATTACTGGGTTGGGGGCAGAAAAACCCATCTGGAATAATCATTATTTGCCTGATTGCAGTGATGGTCGTCTCAGCTGTAATGAATAATACTCCTGTGGTGGTGATCTTCATTCCAATCCTTACAGTTATCACGGATAAACTTGGGCGGAGCAGCAGCAGTGTGATGATGCCCCTGTCTTTTGTTGCTATTCTCGGAGGTAACTTAACTGTCATTGGCTCAAGCACAAACTTACTAGCTTCCGGTGCTTATGAACTTTCTGGTGGTGAGAAAATAGGTTTCTTTGATTTTACAATACCAGGGTCCGTCATGGCTGTGGTCGGCATAACCTATATCCTGTTTATAATGCCAAGAATTTTAAAACCTCGGAGCAATTTGGCCAGTCGTATACAGGATCGAAGTGGCAAGCAATTTTTATTTCAAATCGACATAACTGCAGGAAGCAAACTTGAGGGACAATCTTCTGTTGCAGGATTATTCCCAGGTCTAAAAGACGTTACCATAAGAATGATCACTCAAAACGGAGAGAAATTACTGCCTCCCTATGATGATATTACCTTGCATACTGGAGATCAGGTTATGGTTGCTGCAACACGCAGCGTGATGCAAAACCTCATGAATAACGACCCCGAACTTATTTCCCATGTTGAGGAAGAAGGGATGAAGGGGGATGATGAGAATGGTAAAAATGCAGAAATCATCGCTGAGGTCGTCGTTGCTCCAGCCTCGCGCCTCGACGGACGAACGCTCTCCATGGCAAACTTTCGCGGAGAAACAAGCTGCGCTGTCATGGGTTTACAACGTCGAAGTCGCATGATCCGTGATCACCTTTTTAACCAGCGTTTAGAAGCTGGTGATGTGCTGTTGGTGATGGGGACACGGTCTAATATCGAGAGTTTACGCCATAACATTGATGTCATCCTCATGGACTGGTCAAAAACAGATCTCCCAATAGCGAACAGGGCTATTCACGCACAGATAATTTTTGGTGTTATGGTCGCACTTGCTGCGACTGGCCTCCTACCAATCGCAGTCTCAGCAATGCTTGGAGCACTTTTGATGATCATCACCGGTTGCTTGAATGTGCGACAGGCTAGCCGTGCGATTGATAGACGAGTGTTTACCATTGTTGGTGCTGCCCTCGCCCTTGGCACAGCCATGCAAGGAACAGGCGGTGCTGAGTATCTAGCAACAAGCGTGGTAAATGCCATGATCGAAGCACCAGTTTGGGTTTTGCTCTCAGGGTTTTTCATGCTGGTAGCACTTCTGACCAATGTTTTGTCTAACAATGCGACAGCGGTCCTCTTTACCCCTATTGCAGTCTCAATTGCTACAAAGTTAAATATGGACCCAATGCCCTTTTTACTGGCTGTTATCTTTGGGGCCAACTGTAGCTTTGCAACACCCATGTCCTATCAGACGAACTTACTTGTGATGGCGCCCGGTCATTATCGCTTTACTGACTTCTTAAAAGCAGGAACCCCTTTAATTTTCATAATGTGGATAACTTTCACTTTTTTAATACCTTGGTATTATAATCTTTATTAATGGTATGAAAATAGCATAAACTTCTGAAACGACTCATAATGAAAGTGACTGAATGACTGACCAGGGCCTACAATTTCCACGCTTTTATGTGACGGCCCCGTCTGCTTGTCCTTATATCGATGGGAAAATAGAACGTAAGGTCTTTACAGAACTTGCAGGTCCCGATGCCCATAATGTCAATGAAGCCCTTAGCAGAATCGGTTTCAGACGCAGTCAATCTGTTGCTTATCGTCCTGCCTGTGAAAATTGTGCCGCCTGCATCTCCGTCCGTGTTGTTTCAGAAGAATTTTGCCCTTCTACTTCTCAGAAGCGAATTCTAAAAAATAATCGAGATATCAAGTCCGCAGTCGTGCCTGCTGAAATTACAGATGAGCATTATGCCCTTCTGAAAGTTTATCTTGAAGCCAGACACCAGGATGGCAGCATGGCAGATATGACATATGATGACTTTCAAGAGATGGTTGAAAGCTCGACCGTCGATACCTTCCTCATAGAATATAGAGAAACGTTAACAGGGGCCTTAATTGGGCTTGCCCTTACGGATGAACATAGTGATGGCCTGTCGATGGTCTATAGTCTGTTCGATCCAAAACACGACAAGCGTAGCATGGGCAGTTATATGATCCTTGATCACATTACCAGAGCCCAAAAGGCTGTGCGTCCATATATCTACCTTGGCTATTGGATCGAAGACAGTCGGAAAATGTCCTATAAGGAAAAATTCCAGCCTTTAGAAAAGCTAGGTCCAGACGGTTGGTATCGTTAACAATTCCTTATATTAGCCTCCGCGCAGGAGCCTGACACCTTCGTCTTTTTCAAATAAATAAAGCAATTCTCTTAGAGCTTTTCCTCGGGGTGTTTCGAGACCTGCATCTTTATTCATAATCATCCGAGCATCATCACGGGCAAGTTCAATCAGATGTTTATGCTCTTCAAGGTCTACGAAATGATACTCTGGCATGCCACTTTGACGGGTTCCAAGGATCTCTCCAGCCCCTCTCAGTTTTAAATCTTCTTCCGCAATCACAAAGCCATCTTCTGTATCACGCATCACTTGTAAGCGGGATTTCGCAACTGCCCCAATATCCCGAGCGCGGAGAAGCATACATGTAGATTGTTTCTCCCCTCTTCCAACTCGTCCACGAAGTTGATGCAGTTGAGCCAGACCAAATCTTTCTGCATGCTCAATAACCATAATAGTAGCATTAGGAACATTCACGCCGACTTCAATGACTGTCGTTGAAACGAGCAGGCGAATGTCTCCTTCAGAGAATTGCAGCATAACACTGTCCTTCTCTGCTGCTTTCATCTTGCCATGAACGAGGCCTACTTTAGCTCCAAAAACTTTTTTAAGGCCCTCATAGCGATCTTCTGCTGCTGCAAGATCTAAGACTTCACTCTCTTGAACTAGTGGGCAGACCCAGTATATTTGTTGCCCCTGTTCAAGTGCTCTGCGAAGGCCACTGACAAGCTCACCCAAGCGATCGTGAGAAACCACTTTTGTTTGGATTGGTTTTCGACCCGGAGGCTTCTCTTGAATTAGGGACACATCCATATCCCCATAAGCCGTCATCGTCAGAGTTCGAGGTATAGGCGTTGCTGTCATAACG is a window from the Temperatibacter marinus genome containing:
- a CDS encoding EAL domain-containing protein, producing the protein MPHSSEFSISVTETHLLDPSDGRLSKILGWEEYDLFRQPVEFLFPPDAHSRLQKLLAAERKLDHVVFPKVPLRYHAGGYINFDMQITSNDDGSWLFEFFKVAKGSGQPTPSAEHIPAQEIYAFFDFVQAVLESPYEGDLDMAMIQVSGLREGAGLSPDQREKVRDTVEEELKNQAIGGRIGQVDEATYSLLTGGDFHEELFHEEVENAAKSLGLSLEELGVKSRTVAIDDPTLPADQMQKALSQATFAFSGHIDDMADARSITEVVSGIEHHVNLIKAALNAYGYRIGKRQASYAVAGQKFAFLLEGKVDIDGHFRRPDELINLVDHADLALEHDLKQIEEVLRQLAVQKDSSQDKIFYDLCRSCLLVPDFHERLNDLLEKYLIMPSQIGLRIMGVPPIKRGGPHWQTIKRIRKKGILLWTDRFGDAVTDEELAPLLKEGVIEMPASLLKKLISHFDGKDLITQLVKVWQSKSVWVVLENIEDEKWKRQALEAGIEIYLSRDPYTD
- a CDS encoding NAD(P)-dependent oxidoreductase; the protein is MAKVAFLGLGVMGYPMAGHLVASGHDVTVYNRTPTKVKKWLEEYQAIAEEKGVSLTGAITPAEAARGQDIVFACVGADKDILHVCMAEDGAFGAMEKGAVFVDHTTVSADAARTLEKEAQGKGLGFIDAPVSGGEAGAVNGILTVMCGGEIDAFNQVSSVMKAYGRMIKRIGPAGAGQTAKMVNQVCIAGVVQGLSEGLHLAQKAGLDAKAVVEVISKGAAGSWQMENRANTMIDGEFDFGFAVDWMRKDLAIVLEEAKRLGLDLPVTTLVDSFYADVQALGGNRQDTSSLIRRFED
- a CDS encoding GNAT family N-acetyltransferase — translated: MMEPHKLTIEVVDSISAINESDWQSCTDGYPFSNYHFLSALEESGSVGRADTGWIPQHFIVKDSNEAVLGFMPAYLKLHSQGEYVFDHGWAEAYERAGGRYYPKLQCSIPFTPATGPRLLARQSLSDTDTQLVKNALLEGARSYCLQQQLSSFHCTFMTDGESHIALKQGYLLRHDQQFHWYNDEYKDFTDFLLSLSSRKRKQIKKERRISQHKDLVIKQLTGHEMTEDYWDVFFQCYCDTGARKWGQPYLTRDFFELIGNKMPEKIMVVYVETTTGSPVASALNFIGKEAIYGRHWGELIHYDCLHFEACYYQAIDYAIKNKIGRVEAGAQGPHKVARGYRPTKTTSAHYLSDPGFHKAVHAFLESEHQHVDHEIEYLSDHLPFKKSE
- a CDS encoding glycerophosphodiester phosphodiesterase family protein; translated protein: MPMDYSWIIKTDIAHRGLYKSGTKYEENSLAAIERAVEKGYAIEIDVRMTAEGAIVVFHDARLERLTDGRGYVSEFTYAELEKYTVGQTGLKIPLLTDVLDLVNERVPLIIEAKCPLSMDPFQLCAGIRFALEGYIGKIAVMSFNPKVALWFRDNFPDYARGLVIDFQGLSKFHRRLLTSYSLRRTNPHFLALDINSLPSKFAEKWRSSDKPLLTWTVKSKGQETVARENADALIFEAPAVAGTLDDGTP
- a CDS encoding GGDEF domain-containing protein, whose protein sequence is MNEALFLEEDQKVAINPYVSGLASQLMKTAARAEMKFDSTGWQLISEVLSYAAAAEQRMSEQRDRISYLENLSITDELTGITNRRGLRRFLGTTLASVNRHKEAGVLGFIDLDGFKQINDTYGHLAGDTILRHVSHILKNAIRPTDEVSRISGDEFAIVLTRCTSEEGVERLTQIQTLINSSTINFGGIDIPIECSIGHHPFAQGTDPSKLIEQADLSMYKNKSARKAEKQAKALEQAI
- a CDS encoding penicillin acylase family protein, which produces MRKSLKWVIGLVLVFGLTAITSILILRSSLPTLSGQVHVTGISGSVTIARDENGVPHISAAEWKDLYFGVGYVHAQDRLWQLEMNRRIGSGRLAEAVGEAGLRTDRYFRTLGFRDRAEKAYANMSLEEKATLQAYADGINAYLTTRTGVLPPEFLILGVDPEPWTPVDSLVWGKMMWLSLSTNYRRELARAQLMTKLSPEQVAHLYPTYPGEFEHPLPDMKDYLKDLPLDALASAVGEEKPNGFGSNNWVISGDLTKSGKPLLANDPHLGLTTPSIWYLVRLHHLNENKNIVGVSFPGNPGVVLGRNDQIAWGFTNTATDVQDLFIEKLMEDQNYYLTPDGPKRFIERQEIIKVKDGDDVRLTVRETRHGPVLTDLLDRERSITPEGHVLALQWTALGDKDSQVEALAGMMKAETFEQVKESAKLYMGPQQNMVYADTEGNIGYYSPSTIPVRHEDNHINGRLPSPGWLAVYDWQGYLPLSEVPERYNVESGIIATANEKIVEHDYPHYLTRDWSMPYRGNRIRNELSQRKDHDIETMKALHLDTVSDVSKDLSPLFPAKNDRYPQLLKALKDWNGDFDKERAEPLIFDHWMRLYSKALMADELGEELYNKTLRKRPYFLKNVWAAEARTPAHPQDPYYALPPIDDESLAKWCDNVQTTDQRETCAQLSEKAFDDAMDGLIKAHGEDWNSWRWGDAHILTQTHRPFGEVKAIAEYFQLTSEQAGSTFTINVAGNSWREKSLNKSSFGASYRGIFDLANMDDSLFITTTGQSGNPLSKHFGDMLPLWSAGNYIKIPTAQVIPIGSDVLVLKKE
- a CDS encoding RidA family protein; translated protein: MTVKERLEKLGITLPAAAAPVANYVPYVISGNLISISGQIPMGPTGLEFKGQVGNSVSPEEALSAARLCGINIIAQLDAALDGDLDRVVRIVKLGGFVNCVSEFAGQPQIINAASDLMVDVFGDKGRHSRSAVGTNALPLNVPVEIDALVEITA